The following are encoded together in the Candidatus Brocadia sp. genome:
- a CDS encoding cytochrome-c peroxidase has translation MNIITVTNFIFGCAVALFVAQSAQGSDVPQFPAGNINPPATSAQPSGVSVRAFPPIGPLPPVTVPADNPQTEAKIELGKKLYFDPRLSGNNWISCATCHNPTLGFTDGLPRMLGGPTSQEGGRNSPTIINCAYNEFQFWDGRAATLEEQALGPIQNPNEMVETLDNVVRKLSGIPGYVKAFKEVFGTGVTADGIAKAIAAFERTIVFANSPFDRYMQGDVNAMSESARRGMELFIGKAECIECHNGPNFTDNKFHNIGVPADGPLKEDLGRYNVTKNEADKGAFKTPTLRNITETGPYMHNGYFPTLFEVVQFYNGGGCESKGSPDIHALNLTGQEVNDLIEFMKALTGELVQITYNATPLVYPNLPKGF, from the coding sequence ATGAATATAATAACCGTTACAAATTTTATTTTTGGATGTGCAGTTGCTTTATTTGTGGCGCAGTCTGCCCAGGGCAGTGACGTCCCCCAGTTTCCTGCTGGTAACATTAATCCACCTGCAACATCCGCACAACCATCAGGTGTCTCCGTACGTGCGTTCCCCCCTATTGGTCCCCTTCCTCCGGTAACAGTTCCAGCGGATAACCCACAAACAGAGGCGAAGATTGAGCTGGGTAAGAAGCTCTATTTTGATCCCCGCCTTTCAGGAAATAACTGGATTAGTTGTGCTACCTGTCACAATCCAACTCTGGGATTTACCGATGGGTTACCCAGGATGCTGGGTGGACCAACCTCCCAAGAGGGAGGCAGAAATTCTCCCACGATAATTAATTGTGCCTATAATGAATTCCAGTTCTGGGATGGCCGTGCCGCTACTCTGGAAGAACAGGCACTGGGCCCCATCCAAAACCCTAACGAGATGGTTGAAACTTTGGATAATGTTGTAAGAAAGTTGAGTGGAATTCCCGGTTACGTCAAGGCCTTTAAAGAGGTCTTTGGGACAGGGGTAACCGCTGACGGCATAGCAAAGGCCATTGCTGCGTTTGAACGTACCATTGTGTTTGCAAATTCACCTTTTGACAGATATATGCAAGGAGACGTGAATGCCATGAGTGAATCGGCCAGGCGAGGTATGGAGTTGTTTATCGGTAAGGCAGAGTGTATCGAATGCCATAATGGCCCGAATTTTACTGATAATAAATTTCACAATATTGGTGTACCAGCAGATGGCCCACTCAAAGAAGATTTAGGACGGTATAACGTCACTAAGAATGAGGCTGACAAAGGGGCATTCAAAACGCCCACATTGAGGAATATTACGGAAACAGGACCCTATATGCATAATGGATACTTCCCCACGCTGTTTGAGGTAGTACAGTTTTACAATGGAGGTGGATGTGAGAGTAAGGGCAGCCCCGATATTCACGCCTTAAATTTGACCGGGCAGGAGGTTAACGACCTGATTGAATTCATGAAGGCATTAACCGGAGAATTGGTTCAGATTACATATAATGCCACCCCTCTTGTTTATCCAAATTTACCAAAGGGATTTTGA
- a CDS encoding cysteine synthase family protein, translating to MISTDFRTLIENFGSVTPDILKTIGWTPIVKLNKVSGKINSSIFAKLEFLNPAGSVKDRMALFIIEDAERKGLLRTGGVIVENSSGNTGAALAMIAAVKGYKCIITMPDKMSDEKKNLMKAFGARVVVTPTDVPPDSPESYYSVARRIARETPNSYYPDQYNNPRNIDSHYYTTGPEIWKQTDGNIDYFVAGIGTGGTLSGAGKYLKEKNPAIKTIAVDPEGSVFYDYFKTGRLVKPHVYKVEGIGEDYLVKAVDFSLIDDIIQVHDKESFLMARRLASEEGIFAGGSSGSAVWAAIEIARGMKENKRIVVILPDSGDRYLSKIYNDEWMKANGFLE from the coding sequence ATGATTTCCACAGACTTCAGAACCCTGATAGAAAATTTTGGAAGTGTAACCCCGGATATTTTGAAAACCATTGGCTGGACACCCATAGTAAAATTAAACAAGGTATCGGGGAAAATAAACTCAAGCATCTTTGCGAAGTTGGAATTCCTCAATCCTGCCGGAAGTGTAAAAGACAGGATGGCTCTGTTTATTATTGAGGATGCTGAGAGGAAGGGTCTTTTAAGAACCGGTGGTGTCATTGTGGAAAACTCATCTGGCAATACGGGTGCTGCCCTTGCAATGATTGCAGCAGTTAAAGGTTACAAATGCATCATCACCATGCCTGACAAAATGAGCGACGAGAAAAAGAATCTGATGAAGGCATTTGGCGCAAGAGTTGTTGTAACGCCAACAGATGTTCCCCCGGATTCTCCTGAAAGTTATTACAGTGTTGCCAGAAGAATAGCAAGGGAAACCCCAAACTCATACTATCCGGATCAGTATAACAATCCCAGGAATATTGATTCTCATTACTATACCACCGGGCCAGAGATATGGAAACAGACAGACGGAAATATCGATTATTTTGTGGCTGGAATAGGCACGGGTGGTACCTTGAGCGGGGCTGGAAAATATCTCAAAGAAAAGAATCCTGCGATAAAGACCATTGCGGTTGACCCGGAAGGCTCAGTTTTTTACGATTATTTCAAGACGGGGAGACTCGTAAAACCACACGTCTACAAGGTGGAGGGAATCGGGGAGGATTACCTGGTAAAGGCTGTCGATTTTAGCCTTATCGATGACATTATCCAGGTTCATGACAAGGAATCATTTTTGATGGCGAGGAGGCTGGCAAGCGAGGAGGGAATCTTTGCCGGGGGATCGAGCGGCAGCGCTGTATGGGCAGCCATTGAGATTGCCAGGGGAATGAAAGAAAACAAACGTATCGTTGTAATCCTTCCGGATTCCGGAGACAGATACCTGAGTAAGATCTATAATGACGAATGGATGAAGGCCAACGGCTTTTTGGAATGA
- a CDS encoding Glu/Leu/Phe/Val dehydrogenase, with protein sequence MIHSAWQTALAQLDNVSKRMMLPEDIYQTLRNFDRILTVSVPLRMDDGFMRIFTGFRVQHNASRGPYKGGVRYHSELTLDDLKALAMEMTWKCSLAGVPFGGAKGGIICNPKTFSKSELERLTRRYTYAIMPIIGIEKDIPAPDVNTNEQIMAWMMDTYSMNNGYCTPGIVTGKPVNVGGSLGRTDATGLGIVFTITNAMKQKKTNLKGIKVVIQGYGNVGSSVGKFLSEMGCKIVAVSSSRGGIYNPKGLSHDALIKYYTERGSFENFPHAESITNSSLLELPCDVLVPAAMGNQITKKNADKIKAKIIVEGANGPTTMEADQILAERKIPVIPDILANAGGVIVSYFEWVQDVQCYFWCEHEVNTRLKNLMDRSYDEVLLLSQGKRITLRTAAMILAVQKVADAMLVRGMYP encoded by the coding sequence ATAATACATAGTGCATGGCAAACGGCACTGGCACAACTCGACAATGTATCGAAACGGATGATGCTTCCAGAGGACATCTATCAGACACTGAGAAATTTTGATCGTATACTGACTGTTTCTGTTCCCCTACGCATGGACGATGGTTTTATGCGGATATTCACCGGATTTCGGGTACAGCACAATGCGTCACGGGGCCCTTATAAGGGTGGCGTGCGATACCATTCCGAACTTACCCTCGATGACCTTAAAGCGCTGGCAATGGAAATGACATGGAAGTGCTCTCTGGCGGGAGTACCATTCGGAGGCGCCAAAGGCGGCATTATCTGCAATCCGAAAACCTTTTCAAAAAGCGAGTTGGAAAGGCTTACACGTCGCTATACCTACGCCATCATGCCCATCATTGGTATCGAAAAGGATATCCCAGCTCCCGATGTAAACACCAATGAACAAATCATGGCATGGATGATGGATACGTACAGCATGAATAACGGTTATTGTACACCGGGGATTGTGACGGGTAAACCTGTGAATGTCGGTGGCTCTCTGGGAAGAACAGATGCAACAGGTCTTGGTATAGTCTTCACCATTACCAACGCCATGAAACAGAAAAAGACGAACCTGAAAGGTATTAAGGTAGTAATTCAGGGATATGGGAATGTGGGATCGTCCGTTGGAAAATTCCTCAGTGAAATGGGTTGCAAGATTGTCGCTGTGAGTAGTTCAAGAGGGGGTATCTATAATCCAAAGGGGCTAAGCCATGATGCACTGATAAAATATTATACAGAACGTGGGTCATTTGAAAATTTCCCACATGCAGAAAGCATAACGAACTCGTCTCTCCTGGAATTACCCTGTGACGTGCTGGTGCCAGCGGCAATGGGAAATCAAATCACAAAGAAGAATGCGGATAAAATAAAAGCAAAGATCATTGTTGAGGGCGCCAACGGACCTACAACAATGGAGGCAGATCAGATATTGGCTGAACGCAAAATACCGGTAATTCCTGATATCCTGGCTAATGCGGGAGGTGTGATTGTATCTTACTTCGAGTGGGTTCAAGACGTACAATGTTATTTCTGGTGTGAGCATGAGGTAAATACAAGGCTGAAAAATCTCATGGACCGCTCCTACGATGAAGTCCTGCTCCTTTCTCAGGGAAAACGTATTACCTTACGTACCGCGGCCATGATATTAGCCGTCCAGAAGGTAGCAGACGCAATGCTGGTACGGGGTATGTATCCATGA
- a CDS encoding DUF4405 domain-containing protein encodes MALDKSKVNLVIDALMFLCVMAMAGIGLLMKFVLLPGKDTWAVYGRKVELFLFGMDRHQWGTLHLIIAFAFLGLLVLHILLHWKVILSFYGRLIGSKVARRIIATIIVVVSVFLVAFSLFVKPEVQEPERKGRHLRESPEYRR; translated from the coding sequence ATGGCGCTGGATAAATCAAAAGTTAATCTGGTAATTGACGCCTTAATGTTCCTCTGTGTGATGGCAATGGCAGGGATTGGGCTCCTGATGAAATTTGTCTTATTGCCTGGCAAGGATACATGGGCTGTATACGGCAGAAAAGTAGAATTGTTTCTGTTTGGAATGGACCGCCACCAGTGGGGAACGCTTCATCTCATCATTGCCTTTGCCTTTCTGGGTTTGCTGGTGCTTCATATCCTCCTTCACTGGAAGGTAATATTGTCATTCTACGGCAGATTAATAGGAAGTAAGGTTGCAAGACGTATTATTGCTACGATTATTGTTGTTGTAAGTGTGTTTCTTGTAGCCTTTTCCCTGTTTGTAAAGCCCGAAGTGCAAGAGCCAGAGCGAAAGGGAAGACATCTTCGTGAGAGTCCAGAATACAGAAGATAA
- a CDS encoding ATP-dependent 6-phosphofructokinase: MKKIGILTGGGDCPGLNAVIRAIVKSATLKYNCEVIGIEDGFDGLVLPGKTRGLTPWNIRGILPIGGTILGTTNRANPFEYKVTKNGKHEVRDVSNEVIKNIQSLGLDALIVIGGDGSLNIAYELFKMGCPVVGVPKTIDNDILATDITFGFNTAVQTATEALDRLHTTAESHHRIMVVEVMGRYVGWIALQTGIGGGADVILIPEIPFDIEKVCHKIIDRKNSGNRSSIVVVAEGAKPIGGNVSVLYAAEEGGSAERLGGIGNRVGANLKGTGMEVRVTVLGHLQRGGSPCAFDRILSTRFGVAVADLAARKRFGEMVCLRGQRIESVSLSEVVKGQKSVPTEDGLVKTAESIGISFGR; the protein is encoded by the coding sequence TGGAGGCGATTGTCCGGGACTGAATGCCGTCATTCGTGCCATTGTGAAATCGGCCACCTTGAAATATAACTGCGAAGTGATCGGGATTGAGGATGGTTTTGACGGACTCGTTTTACCCGGTAAGACACGGGGATTAACACCATGGAACATTCGGGGTATCCTCCCCATTGGTGGGACAATCCTGGGTACAACTAACCGGGCGAATCCCTTTGAATACAAAGTAACAAAAAACGGGAAACATGAGGTGAGAGATGTCTCGAACGAAGTAATAAAAAACATTCAATCACTGGGTTTAGATGCCCTGATTGTCATCGGCGGCGATGGTTCTCTCAACATTGCCTACGAGTTATTCAAGATGGGCTGTCCGGTTGTCGGTGTTCCAAAGACCATTGACAATGATATCCTGGCAACAGATATTACCTTTGGATTTAATACCGCTGTGCAAACAGCTACAGAGGCGCTGGATCGGCTACACACCACAGCGGAAAGTCATCACCGGATTATGGTCGTTGAGGTAATGGGCCGATATGTGGGATGGATAGCCTTACAAACCGGGATTGGAGGTGGTGCGGACGTAATCCTCATCCCCGAAATTCCCTTTGATATCGAGAAAGTATGCCATAAAATTATTGACCGCAAAAACAGCGGCAATAGATCAAGCATTGTGGTGGTAGCTGAAGGCGCAAAACCCATAGGGGGCAATGTTTCAGTACTGTACGCTGCAGAGGAGGGTGGCAGCGCTGAACGTCTTGGTGGAATTGGAAATAGAGTCGGGGCTAATCTGAAGGGCACCGGAATGGAGGTGCGCGTCACTGTCCTGGGACACTTGCAAAGGGGCGGTTCTCCCTGCGCCTTTGACCGTATTCTTTCAACCCGGTTTGGTGTAGCAGTGGCAGACCTGGCGGCCAGAAAACGTTTTGGTGAGATGGTTTGTCTCAGGGGACAAAGGATCGAATCGGTTTCCTTAAGCGAGGTCGTAAAAGGCCAGAAAAGCGTACCAACCGAAGACGGATTGGTAAAAACGGCAGAATCCATAGGAATTAGCTTCGGCCGATAA
- a CDS encoding DNA-binding protein → MKKKGLFLVMISIFSLLYINQSFAQQGMKWKGGGGWGMGGQYSRMYDPKTVETISGEVVSVDVITPMKGMYHGVHLMVKTDKETISVHLGPGWYIENQDTKIEPKDKVEITGSRITFEGKPAIIAAEVKKGEEVLKLRNEKGFPFWSGWRRR, encoded by the coding sequence ATGAAAAAAAAAGGATTATTCCTAGTGATGATTTCCATTTTTAGTCTTCTTTACATTAACCAGTCATTTGCCCAACAAGGAATGAAGTGGAAAGGAGGAGGAGGCTGGGGAATGGGTGGGCAGTACAGCAGGATGTATGATCCGAAAACCGTTGAGACCATCAGTGGAGAAGTGGTCAGCGTGGATGTCATTACCCCAATGAAAGGGATGTATCATGGCGTGCATCTGATGGTAAAGACGGACAAAGAAACAATTTCTGTTCATTTAGGACCGGGATGGTACATTGAAAACCAGGACACCAAGATCGAGCCGAAGGATAAGGTTGAGATTACGGGATCAAGGATTACCTTTGAAGGCAAACCTGCCATCATTGCCGCTGAAGTGAAAAAAGGTGAAGAAGTACTGAAGCTCCGGAATGAAAAAGGTTTTCCCTTTTGGAGTGGGTGGCGGAGACGCTAG
- a CDS encoding glucose 1-dehydrogenase, with product MCVELFSLRDKVALVTGAGKGLGKSMAVALSESGAHVAVVSRTQSDVEDTAKEIQENGVKSIPIVADVTRQEEVIMMAEKVLSELETIDILVNNVGTYFFGHCLEFSLVDWHKMLETNLTSTFLCLKTVGKHMAEKQQGKIINISSALGVFGTGGSAAYCASKGGVIQLTRALAVEWAKYNITVNSIAPYSMETEMTKTMLEDEKIKKAIISKIPLKRIGKPADLSGVVVFLASKASDYITGQVIFVDGGFSAQ from the coding sequence ATGTGTGTCGAATTATTTAGCCTTCGGGATAAGGTCGCATTGGTCACAGGTGCCGGTAAAGGACTGGGCAAGTCGATGGCCGTGGCGCTCTCTGAATCTGGCGCTCACGTTGCAGTGGTCAGCCGCACACAGTCTGATGTCGAAGATACGGCCAAAGAGATTCAGGAAAATGGGGTAAAATCGATCCCCATAGTAGCGGATGTTACACGGCAGGAAGAGGTAATAATGATGGCAGAAAAGGTTTTAAGTGAATTGGAAACCATAGACATCCTCGTTAATAACGTAGGTACCTATTTTTTTGGCCATTGCCTTGAATTTTCCCTGGTAGACTGGCATAAGATGCTGGAAACCAATCTGACCAGCACCTTTTTGTGCTTAAAAACCGTGGGTAAACACATGGCCGAAAAACAACAGGGAAAAATTATTAATATCAGTTCTGCCCTGGGAGTATTTGGAACTGGTGGCTCCGCTGCCTATTGCGCCAGTAAGGGAGGTGTAATCCAATTAACAAGGGCACTGGCCGTTGAATGGGCAAAATACAACATTACAGTAAATTCTATTGCCCCCTATTCCATGGAAACGGAGATGACTAAAACCATGCTGGAAGATGAAAAGATTAAAAAGGCTATCATTTCGAAGATACCTTTGAAGCGGATTGGCAAACCCGCGGACCTTTCCGGCGTGGTCGTATTCCTGGCATCAAAGGCATCCGATTATATTACAGGGCAGGTCATATTTGTGGACGGTGGTTTTTCTGCTCAATAG
- a CDS encoding cytochrome B6, which yields MLIVMSFASGVSYSQEKKTGRSSYSPVTITEPFKETMSIKKAAKRGVMKRHMDLLHERYDLSSNSAKDVTMSRGKPVQAGIRVKLPKEVTWENLAAMTPEEIREKDLFPKGFMPLPHPNHVEGGMLFPKFHITEIEKQEKRDLARFDLDYDLPDHFLPEFPPPIYLTTRPDLGDVSQGNLVTIDNYYELFTGILNPKQLEGLRLLVTPFPQQQFNQTEDRRSEKPGRGVACFDCHVNGHTNAATHLAGDIRPQEFRHRLDTPSLRGVNIQRLFGSQRALKSIEDFTEFEQRAAYFDGDPVIATKKGVNILERGSQVHFMAEVQELFDFPPAPKLNIYGMLDPRKATEAELRGQDMFFGKAKCSICHPPPYYTDNLMHNLKAERFFKPQMINGRMASADGPIKTFPLRGIKDSPPYLHDGRLLTLEDTVEFFNMILELRLAKQEKEDLVSFLRAL from the coding sequence ATGCTTATTGTGATGTCCTTTGCTTCCGGTGTGTCCTACTCACAGGAAAAGAAAACGGGAAGGTCTAGCTATTCACCCGTGACCATAACTGAGCCTTTCAAAGAGACGATGAGTATAAAGAAGGCTGCCAAGAGAGGGGTTATGAAGCGTCATATGGACTTGCTTCATGAGCGTTATGACTTAAGCAGCAACTCGGCCAAAGATGTAACAATGTCTCGGGGAAAACCCGTTCAAGCGGGTATACGGGTAAAACTTCCAAAGGAAGTAACCTGGGAAAATCTGGCAGCAATGACACCGGAAGAGATCCGCGAAAAGGACCTTTTCCCGAAAGGGTTTATGCCACTTCCTCATCCCAACCATGTTGAGGGTGGTATGCTTTTCCCTAAATTCCATATTACCGAGATCGAGAAACAAGAAAAGCGAGATCTTGCCCGTTTTGACCTCGATTATGACTTGCCGGACCACTTTCTACCAGAGTTTCCACCACCAATATATTTAACCACACGGCCTGATTTAGGCGATGTCTCTCAGGGTAATCTGGTAACCATTGACAACTATTACGAATTGTTCACCGGGATACTGAATCCCAAACAGCTTGAAGGCTTAAGGCTGCTGGTAACGCCGTTTCCACAGCAGCAATTTAACCAGACGGAAGACCGCCGCTCGGAAAAACCGGGCCGGGGAGTTGCCTGCTTTGACTGCCACGTGAATGGACATACCAATGCTGCAACCCATCTGGCTGGAGATATTCGCCCACAGGAATTCCGCCATCGCCTTGATACCCCTTCTCTCCGCGGGGTGAATATCCAACGGTTGTTTGGCTCTCAACGGGCATTAAAAAGCATTGAAGACTTCACGGAATTCGAACAGCGTGCCGCTTATTTTGACGGTGACCCGGTCATAGCCACAAAAAAGGGTGTTAATATCCTTGAACGCGGAAGCCAGGTGCACTTTATGGCAGAAGTACAGGAGTTATTTGACTTCCCTCCGGCTCCCAAGTTAAACATTTACGGCATGCTGGATCCAAGAAAAGCTACAGAGGCTGAGCTACGGGGGCAGGATATGTTCTTCGGGAAGGCAAAATGTTCCATTTGCCACCCACCTCCGTATTATACCGACAACCTCATGCACAACCTCAAGGCAGAGCGTTTTTTCAAGCCGCAGATGATCAACGGACGTATGGCCAGTGCCGATGGTCCCATTAAGACATTCCCGCTCCGCGGCATCAAAGATTCTCCGCCATACTTGCATGACGGAAGGTTGCTAACCTTGGAAGACACGGTAGAATTCTTTAACATGATCCTTGAACTCAGGCTTGCAAAGCAGGAAAAAGAGGATTTGGTGTCCTTCCTGAGGGCATTATAG
- a CDS encoding twin-arginine translocation signal domain-containing protein, with protein sequence MLNRREFLTITGAGGAALLFGIPNPLHASTIEKEEKTMSYTAKDYSKLIGMEGFSETLLKNHFTLYQGYVTNTNKVLDTLSQMLKEGKTAAPEFAELKRHLGWEFNGMRLHEYYFENLGGKAGIDKGGKLAKKMAEAFGDYTTWEKDFRAVGAMRGIGWAVLYQDSSTGQLINFWINEHDVSHPAGCYPILIMDVFEHAFMLDYGLKRADYIEAFFKNIDWSAAEARLK encoded by the coding sequence ATGCTTAATAGGCGCGAATTTTTAACGATAACTGGTGCAGGAGGGGCTGCACTGTTATTTGGTATTCCGAACCCCTTACATGCATCAACAATAGAAAAGGAGGAAAAAACTATGTCGTACACTGCAAAGGATTATTCGAAGCTTATCGGGATGGAGGGATTCAGCGAGACGCTTTTAAAAAATCACTTCACCCTCTATCAGGGATATGTGACAAACACCAATAAGGTACTCGATACCCTTAGTCAGATGTTGAAAGAAGGGAAGACAGCTGCCCCGGAATTTGCTGAATTAAAGAGGCATCTTGGATGGGAATTTAATGGAATGAGGCTTCATGAATATTATTTTGAAAACCTCGGTGGGAAAGCAGGGATTGACAAAGGGGGAAAACTGGCCAAAAAGATGGCAGAGGCTTTTGGTGATTATACAACATGGGAAAAGGACTTCAGGGCAGTAGGAGCCATGAGAGGAATCGGATGGGCCGTTCTCTATCAGGATAGCTCCACTGGGCAACTCATCAACTTCTGGATAAACGAACACGATGTCTCCCATCCCGCAGGATGCTACCCCATATTAATTATGGATGTATTTGAACATGCGTTTATGCTTGATTATGGGCTCAAGAGGGCTGATTATATCGAGGCGTTCTTTAAAAACATTGATTGGTCAGCCGCCGAAGCAAGGCTGAAATAA
- a CDS encoding cystathionine gamma-synthase: MEYRFETRAIHAGCEPDSGTGAIMTPIFQTSTYVQESPGKHKGYDYSRTHNPTRTALEKNIASLEEGNYGLVFSSGMSAISTVTQLFNSGDHIICCDDVYGGTFRLFDKVLKRYKLEFDFADLTNPQSLERYIRDNTKLVWLESPSNPLLKLVDIEAIVRTAKKKNIFVVVDNTFATPFFQKPLELGADIVMHSTTKYLNGHSDVIGGALVTNNRELYDRLQFVQNAVGAVPGPLDCFLVLRGIKTLAVRMERHAENAMKIAQFLETHPKVRRVVYPGLKSHPQHGLARKQMAGFGGIITFFIKGGLEEARRFLERVKIFSLAESLGGVESLIEHPAIMTHASLPKEVREKLGISDELIRISVGIENVGDLMDGLVQALS; the protein is encoded by the coding sequence ATGGAATACAGATTTGAAACAAGGGCCATTCATGCCGGCTGTGAGCCTGATTCAGGGACAGGTGCTATTATGACACCCATATTTCAAACAAGCACGTATGTTCAGGAATCTCCTGGTAAACACAAAGGATACGACTACTCAAGAACGCACAATCCTACCAGAACGGCTCTTGAAAAAAATATTGCCTCTCTTGAGGAAGGAAATTACGGGCTTGTCTTTTCGTCCGGGATGTCCGCCATTTCAACAGTTACCCAATTATTTAATAGCGGTGATCATATTATCTGCTGTGATGATGTTTATGGAGGAACGTTCAGATTATTTGACAAGGTGCTGAAGAGATACAAGCTTGAATTTGATTTTGCTGATTTAACCAACCCCCAATCTTTGGAAAGATACATAAGAGACAACACAAAGCTTGTGTGGCTTGAAAGTCCTTCAAATCCACTTTTAAAACTCGTAGATATTGAAGCAATTGTTCGTACTGCCAAAAAGAAAAATATATTCGTTGTTGTTGATAATACCTTTGCAACTCCTTTCTTCCAAAAGCCTCTGGAACTTGGGGCAGACATAGTTATGCATAGCACCACGAAGTACCTGAACGGCCACAGCGATGTTATTGGGGGTGCCCTTGTAACGAATAACCGGGAATTATACGACAGGCTCCAGTTTGTTCAAAATGCAGTGGGCGCGGTACCGGGTCCTCTAGACTGCTTCCTGGTCCTCCGCGGAATTAAAACCCTTGCTGTCAGGATGGAAAGACATGCGGAAAATGCGATGAAGATCGCACAATTTTTAGAAACTCATCCCAAAGTAAGAAGAGTTGTTTATCCAGGGCTTAAATCACATCCACAGCACGGACTTGCAAGGAAACAAATGGCCGGTTTTGGCGGGATAATAACTTTTTTTATAAAGGGGGGACTGGAAGAGGCGCGGAGATTTCTCGAAAGGGTAAAGATATTCTCGCTGGCAGAGAGTCTTGGTGGTGTCGAGTCTCTTATAGAACATCCTGCAATAATGACGCATGCATCTCTCCCAAAAGAAGTCAGGGAGAAATTAGGGATTTCTGACGAACTTATCAGAATCTCTGTAGGAATTGAAAATGTTGGTGATTTAATGGACGGCCTTGTGCAGGCTTTATCGTAA